A genomic stretch from Hoplias malabaricus isolate fHopMal1 chromosome 4, fHopMal1.hap1, whole genome shotgun sequence includes:
- the apex1 gene encoding DNA repair nuclease APEX1, with amino-acid sequence MSKRAKKNEQSSADVGNDNGAEPAAKKGKKAKEPEAPILYEDPPDKLTSKDGRAANMKITSWNVDGLRAWVKKNGLDWVRQEAPDVLCLQETKCAEKALPDAITSMPEYPYKYWAGSEDKEGYSGVAMLCKTEPIKVTYGIGKEEHDKEGRVITAEFSSFFLVTAYVPNAGRGLVRLDYRKTWDVDFRAYLSELDKRKPLVLCGDLNVAHQEIDLKNPKGNRKNAGFTPEEREGFSQLLAAGFTDSFRELYPEQTNAYTFWTYMMNARSKNVGWRLDYFLLSAALVPGLCDSKIRNTAMGSDHCPITLHLTV; translated from the exons ATGTCGAAGAGAGCCAAGAAGAACGAACAGAGCTCCGCAGATGTGGGCAACGACAACGGAGCAG AACCTGCAGCAAAGAAAGGGAAGAAAGCAAAAGAACCGGAGGCCCCAATCCTTTATGAAGATCCTCCAGATAAGTTAACAAGCAAGGATGGACGTGCTGCCAACATGAAGATAACCTCTTGGAATGTGGATGGCCTTCGTGCCTGGGTTAAGAAAAATGGGCTTGAT TGGGTGCGTCAGGAGGCTCCAGATGTGCTTTGTCTTCAGGAAACAAAGTGTGCAGAGAAAGCTCTGCCAGATGCTATCACCTCTATGCCTGAGTATCCATACAAGTACTGGGCAGGATCAGAAGATAAAGAGGGCTACAGTGGGGTTGCCATGCTTTGCAAAACTGAACCGATTAAAGTCACATATGGCATTG GTAAAGAGGAGCATGACAAAGAGGGCCGGGTGATTACTGCTGAGTTCTCTTCTTTCTTCCTGGTCACCGCTTATGTGCCCAATGCTGGACGTGGATTAGTGCGTCTTGACTACCGTAAAACCTGGGATGTGGATTTCCGTGCCTACTTAAGTGAACTAGATAAGCGTAAGCCTCTAGTGCTTTGTGGGGATCTCAATGTGGCACATCAGGAGATTGACCTGAAGAACCCCAAAGGCAACCGCAAGAATGCTGGCTTCACTCCAGAAGAGCGCGAGGGTTTCAGCCAGCTCCTGGCTGCTGGCTTCACTGACAGCTTCCGAGAGTTGTATCCAGAGCAAACTAATGCCTACACCTTCTGGACCTACATGATGAATGCTCGGTCCAAGAATGTTGGTTGGCGGCTGGACTACTTTTTGCTGTCAGCTGCCTTGGTCCCAGGTTTGTGTGACAGCAAGATTCGTAACACTGCCATGGGAAGCGACCACTGCCCCATTACCCTGCACCTGACTGTGTAG
- the osgep gene encoding tRNA N6-adenosine threonylcarbamoyltransferase isoform X1, with protein MSVMTVVIGFEGSANKIGIGIVRDGEVLSNPRRTYITPPGHGFLPSETAKHHRGAILTVLREALDEAGLKPADIDCVAYTKGPGMGAPLVTVALVARTVAQLWGKPLVGVNHCIGHIEMGRLITGANNPTVLYVSGGNTQVIAYSERRYRIFGETIDIAVGNCLDRFARVIKISNDPSPGYNIEQMAKKGKQYVELPYTVKGMDVSFSGILSYIEEAANKMLSTGQCTAEDLCFSLQETVFSMLVEITERAMAHCGSQEVLIVGGVGCNLRLQEMMGVMCEERGARLFATDERFCIDNGAMIAQAGWEMFRVGQITELPDSWITQRYRTDEVEVTWRD; from the exons ATGT CAGTCATGACTGTGGTCATTGGGTTTGAAGGCAGTGCCAATAAGATTGGTATAGGCATCGTGAGGGATGGAGAAGTCCTGTCAAACCCTCGACGTACCTATATCACTCCACCTGGTCATG GTTTCCTTCCGAGTGAAACAGCTAAACATCATCGTGGTGCTATTCTTACTGTGCTCAGAGAGGCACTTGATGAAGCCGGATTAAAACCTGCAGATATCGACTGTGTAGCATATACCAAAG GGCCAGGTATGGGAGCCCCTCTGGTTACTGTAGCCTTGGTGGCCAGGACAGTTGCCCAACTATGGGGAAAACCTTTGGTTGGTGTGAACCACTGCATTGGACACATTGAAATGGGCCGACTCATCACTGGTGCTAACAACCCTACTGTGCTGTACGTCAGTGGTGGCAACACTCAG GTTATTGCTTATTCTGAAAGACGTTACAGAATATTTGGAGAAACAATAGATATTGCAGTGGGAAACTGCCTGGACCGCTTTGCAAGAGTCATAAAG ATTTCTAATGATCCTAGTCCAGGCTACAACATTGAACAAATGGCAAAGAA GGGCAAGCAGTATGTTGAGCTTCCATACACAGTGAAAGGAATGGATGTTTCTTTCTCTGGGATTTTATCATACATAGAG GAGGCAGCAAACAAGATGTTAAGCACAGGGCAGTGTACAGCAGAGGACCTGTGCTTTTCCCTGCAG GAGACAGTATTCTCTATGCTGGTGGAGATTACAGAACGGGCTATGGCTCACTGTGGCTCTCAAGAAGTGCTCATCGTGGGTGGAGTAGGCT GTAACCTCCGTCTGCAGGAGATGATGGGTGTGATGTGTGAGGAAAGAGGCGCCCGTCTCTTTGCCACAGATGAGAG ATTCTGCATTGACAATGGAGCAATGATTGCACAGGCTGGCTGGGAAATGTTTCGTGTGGGTCAGATAACAGAGCTCCCTGACTCCTGGATAACACAAAG ataCAGGACAGATGAAGTAGAAGTCACATGGAGAGACTGA
- the osgep gene encoding tRNA N6-adenosine threonylcarbamoyltransferase isoform X2: MTVVIGFEGSANKIGIGIVRDGEVLSNPRRTYITPPGHGFLPSETAKHHRGAILTVLREALDEAGLKPADIDCVAYTKGPGMGAPLVTVALVARTVAQLWGKPLVGVNHCIGHIEMGRLITGANNPTVLYVSGGNTQVIAYSERRYRIFGETIDIAVGNCLDRFARVIKISNDPSPGYNIEQMAKKGKQYVELPYTVKGMDVSFSGILSYIEEAANKMLSTGQCTAEDLCFSLQETVFSMLVEITERAMAHCGSQEVLIVGGVGCNLRLQEMMGVMCEERGARLFATDERFCIDNGAMIAQAGWEMFRVGQITELPDSWITQRYRTDEVEVTWRD; encoded by the exons ATGACTGTGGTCATTGGGTTTGAAGGCAGTGCCAATAAGATTGGTATAGGCATCGTGAGGGATGGAGAAGTCCTGTCAAACCCTCGACGTACCTATATCACTCCACCTGGTCATG GTTTCCTTCCGAGTGAAACAGCTAAACATCATCGTGGTGCTATTCTTACTGTGCTCAGAGAGGCACTTGATGAAGCCGGATTAAAACCTGCAGATATCGACTGTGTAGCATATACCAAAG GGCCAGGTATGGGAGCCCCTCTGGTTACTGTAGCCTTGGTGGCCAGGACAGTTGCCCAACTATGGGGAAAACCTTTGGTTGGTGTGAACCACTGCATTGGACACATTGAAATGGGCCGACTCATCACTGGTGCTAACAACCCTACTGTGCTGTACGTCAGTGGTGGCAACACTCAG GTTATTGCTTATTCTGAAAGACGTTACAGAATATTTGGAGAAACAATAGATATTGCAGTGGGAAACTGCCTGGACCGCTTTGCAAGAGTCATAAAG ATTTCTAATGATCCTAGTCCAGGCTACAACATTGAACAAATGGCAAAGAA GGGCAAGCAGTATGTTGAGCTTCCATACACAGTGAAAGGAATGGATGTTTCTTTCTCTGGGATTTTATCATACATAGAG GAGGCAGCAAACAAGATGTTAAGCACAGGGCAGTGTACAGCAGAGGACCTGTGCTTTTCCCTGCAG GAGACAGTATTCTCTATGCTGGTGGAGATTACAGAACGGGCTATGGCTCACTGTGGCTCTCAAGAAGTGCTCATCGTGGGTGGAGTAGGCT GTAACCTCCGTCTGCAGGAGATGATGGGTGTGATGTGTGAGGAAAGAGGCGCCCGTCTCTTTGCCACAGATGAGAG ATTCTGCATTGACAATGGAGCAATGATTGCACAGGCTGGCTGGGAAATGTTTCGTGTGGGTCAGATAACAGAGCTCCCTGACTCCTGGATAACACAAAG ataCAGGACAGATGAAGTAGAAGTCACATGGAGAGACTGA
- the si:ch211-214j24.10 gene encoding uncharacterized protein si:ch211-214j24.10, producing the protein MHIKPGTWVANNAVCESDSLCDPAVLVSAPKPEPHIRNRRLSPGSGSCGGGGGGGCAAGVDKRSTRQTSLSSSNESLTQRTGHTQVFISSLHREQRTDNRAYRSSRALRSAKTDPLKERCVGNTLSSLKPPPAFPVKDSPAKLQPEISYAAKVKSGGSGGVVEEPPGIKVLLENQWGLSFISNCPTAEILDSVAPQGTAEMSPTATSHPVAGEMTTEISPPPSFMSSQIHFSVESANSEELLLSCPHLEEAVKYHTREWSAILQKQKQDPGDVVWFKDSL; encoded by the exons ATGCACATCAAACCAG GTACATGGGTGGCGAATAatgctgtgtgtgagtctgaCTCCCTGTGTGACCCAGCTGTGCTCGTTTCGGCTCCTAAACCGGAGCCACACATCCGGAACCGGCGCCTTTCTCCTGGCTCTGGCAgctgtggtggaggaggaggaggaggctgtGCAGCTGGAGTGGACAAACGGTCCACCCGTCAAACTTCATTAAGCAGCTCTAATGAGAGCTTGACACAAAGGACTGGCCACACGCAAGTTTTCATTTCTAGCTTGCACAGGGAGCAGCGGACGGACAACAGAGCATACAGAAGCTCTCGTGCCCTCAGATCAGCCAAGACGGACCCACTGAAGGAGCGGTGTGTGGGAAACACTTTGTCGTCTCTTAAACCCCCACCTGCCTTCCCAGTGAAGGACAGCCCCGCGAAGCTGCAGCCTGAAATCAGCTACGCTGCTAAAGTGAAATCAGGTGGATCTGGAGGAGTAGTGGAAGAACCTCCAGGTATCAAGGTGCTTCTAGAGAACCAGTGGGGGCTCAGTTTCATCAGCAATTGTCCAACAGCAGAAATTTTAGATTCAGTTGCACCTCAAGGCACAGCAGAGATGAGTCCAACTGCAACCTCACACCCGGTTGCTGGAGAGATGACCACTGAAATTTCACCCCCACCTTCCTTTATGTCTTCACAAATCCACTTCTCAGTAGAATCTGCAAATTCTGAAGAACTGCTGCTTAGTTGTCCACATCTGGAGGAAGCTGTGAAGTATCATACACGAG aATGGAGTGCAATAttgcagaaacagaaacaag ACCCTGGAGATGTCGTCTGGTTCAAGGACTCTTTGTAG